In Luteimonas viscosa, the following proteins share a genomic window:
- a CDS encoding YSC84-related protein: MNRLQFRDAALVAFWLILLGGCAGNIRGQAPAGDGSAGREEARDEVRDMANAALRDLYARRPQARSVVEGATGYAVFSNFGMKILVAGGGTGEGLAVEHATRREVFMRMAELQAGLGFGVKKFRLVWVFQTKDAFDSFVDSGYQFGGQAALSARAGGAGADVTGAVSVAPGVWIYQLTDDGVAAELTVKGTRYYRNKALD, encoded by the coding sequence ATGAATCGACTGCAGTTCCGCGATGCGGCACTTGTCGCGTTCTGGTTGATCCTGCTTGGCGGGTGCGCCGGCAACATCCGCGGTCAAGCGCCGGCCGGAGACGGGTCGGCCGGGCGGGAAGAAGCGCGCGACGAAGTGCGCGACATGGCGAACGCCGCCTTGCGGGATCTCTATGCCCGCCGACCGCAGGCGCGCAGCGTAGTGGAAGGTGCGACCGGATACGCGGTCTTCAGCAACTTCGGAATGAAGATCCTGGTCGCGGGCGGCGGTACTGGCGAGGGCCTCGCGGTCGAACACGCCACGCGGCGCGAAGTGTTCATGCGCATGGCAGAACTCCAGGCGGGCCTGGGTTTCGGCGTCAAGAAGTTCCGCCTGGTCTGGGTGTTCCAGACGAAAGACGCCTTTGACAGCTTCGTCGACAGTGGCTACCAGTTTGGAGGCCAGGCCGCGCTGTCCGCAAGAGCGGGCGGAGCCGGCGCCGACGTGACCGGGGCGGTTTCGGTCGCGCCCGGTGTCTGGATCTACCAGCTGACGGACGACGGTGTCGCCGCAGAGCTCACCGTCAAAGGCACCAGGTACTACCGGAACAAGGCGCTGGACTGA
- a CDS encoding nuclear transport factor 2 family protein, with protein sequence MSEQNKTTLQTANAAIRRGDNEGFLAFCTEDIQWTTVGGETLDGKQAVRQWMRANYTKPPRFTVTDLVAEGELVVAIGEITMGDEAGNEVTSAYSDIWRFRDGRMAELRAFVIER encoded by the coding sequence ATGTCCGAGCAGAACAAGACCACCCTGCAGACCGCGAACGCGGCGATCCGCCGAGGCGACAACGAGGGCTTCCTGGCGTTCTGCACCGAGGATATCCAGTGGACGACGGTGGGCGGCGAAACGCTCGATGGAAAGCAGGCCGTCCGCCAATGGATGCGCGCGAACTACACGAAGCCGCCGCGGTTCACCGTCACCGACCTCGTCGCCGAAGGCGAGCTGGTCGTCGCGATCGGGGAGATCACCATGGGCGACGAGGCCGGAAATGAAGTCACCAGTGCGTACTCCGACATCTGGCGCTTCCGCGACGGCCGGATGGCGGAACTGCGGGCATTCGTCATCGAGCGATAG
- a CDS encoding DUF4136 domain-containing protein, translating into MKVSKFGLPTACLLFLAAACASGPRITADYDRSADFTSYRSFGFPERLGTDQAGYESLVTQTLKDAVRQQMESRGYTYAEAGADLLVNFNGRLARRTDVSQTPAALPYYGYRRGIYGGWGGYAYETRVDQYVEGTLNIDIVDARRKQLVWEGVAVGRVGNKTSQDRQAALRSAVTEVFAKYPFRAGG; encoded by the coding sequence ATGAAAGTATCGAAATTCGGCTTGCCGACGGCTTGCTTGCTGTTCTTGGCCGCGGCGTGCGCCAGCGGGCCCAGGATCACGGCCGACTACGATCGGAGCGCAGATTTCACCTCGTACCGCAGTTTCGGGTTCCCCGAGCGGCTGGGGACCGACCAGGCCGGTTACGAATCACTGGTTACGCAAACGCTGAAGGACGCCGTGCGTCAGCAAATGGAATCGCGCGGCTATACCTATGCCGAGGCCGGTGCCGACCTGCTGGTCAATTTCAACGGGCGTCTCGCGCGACGGACCGACGTCAGCCAGACACCGGCGGCGCTGCCGTACTACGGCTACCGGCGCGGCATCTACGGTGGGTGGGGAGGCTACGCGTACGAAACCCGCGTCGACCAGTACGTGGAAGGCACGCTCAACATCGACATCGTCGATGCACGGCGCAAACAGCTGGTGTGGGAGGGCGTCGCCGTGGGCCGCGTCGGCAACAAGACCTCGCAAGATCGCCAGGCGGCGCTCCGCTCGGCGGTGACCGAGGTGTTCGCCAAGTATCCGTTCCGGGCCGGAGGCTGA
- a CDS encoding ECF-type sigma factor, with the protein MSSEITRLLQEHHRGDREAFDRVVPLVFERLRAIARGQLARGGGRGATMDTGVLVQETYLQLADEQGVDWNDRGHFFAICARAMRRILVDHARMRHAAKRGGGLQAVTLTADIAAVDDRLELVAGVDRALDELAAFNPRLAQVVECRFFAGMSEEETAIALDSSLRTVQRDWMRARAWLLKALG; encoded by the coding sequence ATGTCCAGCGAAATCACCCGGTTGCTGCAGGAGCACCATCGCGGCGACCGCGAGGCGTTCGACCGGGTGGTGCCGCTGGTATTCGAGCGCCTTCGCGCGATCGCGCGCGGCCAGCTGGCGCGCGGCGGCGGCCGCGGCGCCACCATGGACACCGGCGTGCTGGTGCAGGAAACCTACCTGCAGCTGGCCGACGAACAGGGCGTGGACTGGAACGACCGCGGGCACTTCTTCGCGATCTGCGCGCGGGCGATGCGTCGCATCCTGGTGGACCACGCGCGCATGCGGCATGCGGCCAAGCGCGGCGGCGGGCTGCAGGCGGTCACGCTCACCGCGGACATCGCCGCGGTCGACGACCGGCTCGAACTCGTGGCCGGCGTGGACCGCGCGCTGGACGAGCTGGCGGCGTTCAACCCGCGCCTGGCGCAGGTGGTGGAATGCCGCTTCTTCGCCGGCATGAGCGAGGAGGAAACCGCGATCGCGCTCGACAGTTCGCTGCGCACGGTGCAACGCGACTGGATGCGCGCACGGGCGTGGCTGCTCAAGGCGCTGGGATGA
- a CDS encoding sensor histidine kinase, with protein sequence MNWIDWAWPMFGAACATLAAIHLVIWFKQKDQHANLAFALTAASVAALSGFELALMRAQDPARYEDILRWSHVSIAAIVLGIIAFVLLQFRAGSLWLAAAAAGTRLACLVANFTTGSSLNFNEVGRLSRFVLEGGQGVSIPGDVVVNPWMHLGTVNVLLLMAFVASAMRDIRSTGPAPGRRRGLLVCAAIIFFILFAGGWNWAVINGKLQGPLMFSPAFLVVLVFMGHELGTDLLRAGQLARGLSAAQVRLADTQRQVDMAVRAAGVGLWNWNVLAGEAWFSDACAPILGYRSGEAMDMTGFRARILSADRKQFDAVLEDARDRGGAFGGEFRIAHSHGKPRWISARGQVEFGADGSLLRVDGAIVDITPRKEAEDRFRVVVQTAPTAMLMFDPDGTIVLANSRAEVLFGFTSLELVGMRMRQILPDSSTVERGLQPGQSPGLGSVDTAMGSGHELSGRRKDGSGFPIQMVLNPVPMESILFTLAAITDLSEMRRFEHELAVQRDELAHLSRVALLAELSGSLAHELNQPLTAILSNAQAALRFLSRDPPDLEEVRDSLAGIVESDKRAGEVIRRLRALLRKDRAEFRRTDVNDVVRGVLKIVRSDLLNRNIETVLELEDDLPTVCGDVVQLQQVLLNLIVNASDAMAGVVPREITLRTGRSSQHQVLVSVCDAGHGIPEQDLERIFAPFVSTKRDGLGLGLAVCRTIITAHRGELWATNNDGRGATLSFCLPVDGEQAIWDQGPIT encoded by the coding sequence ATGAACTGGATCGACTGGGCGTGGCCGATGTTCGGCGCGGCATGCGCCACCCTGGCGGCGATTCACCTGGTGATCTGGTTCAAGCAGAAGGACCAGCATGCCAACCTCGCGTTTGCGCTGACCGCGGCCAGCGTGGCGGCGTTGTCGGGATTCGAGCTCGCACTGATGCGTGCCCAGGATCCCGCGCGCTACGAGGACATCCTGCGCTGGTCGCATGTGTCGATCGCCGCGATCGTGCTCGGCATCATCGCTTTCGTACTGCTCCAGTTCCGCGCGGGCAGCCTCTGGCTCGCGGCAGCGGCAGCGGGTACGCGCCTTGCCTGTCTGGTTGCCAACTTCACCACCGGCAGCAGCCTGAACTTCAATGAGGTCGGCAGACTGTCCCGCTTCGTGCTTGAGGGCGGGCAAGGGGTTTCGATACCGGGCGACGTCGTGGTCAACCCCTGGATGCACCTGGGCACCGTGAACGTGTTGCTGCTGATGGCGTTCGTCGCCAGCGCAATGCGGGACATCCGCAGCACGGGTCCTGCGCCGGGCAGGCGCCGCGGTTTGCTGGTCTGCGCCGCGATCATCTTCTTCATCCTGTTCGCTGGCGGATGGAACTGGGCGGTGATCAACGGCAAGCTGCAGGGCCCGTTGATGTTCAGCCCGGCCTTTCTGGTCGTCCTGGTTTTCATGGGCCACGAGCTGGGCACCGACCTGCTGCGGGCAGGGCAACTCGCCCGCGGCCTGTCCGCCGCGCAGGTCCGTCTGGCCGACACCCAGCGACAGGTCGACATGGCGGTCCGGGCAGCCGGTGTCGGCCTGTGGAACTGGAACGTCCTTGCCGGCGAGGCATGGTTCTCCGATGCCTGTGCACCGATTCTTGGCTACCGGTCGGGCGAGGCCATGGACATGACCGGCTTCCGGGCCCGGATCCTGTCGGCGGATCGCAAGCAGTTCGACGCGGTGCTGGAGGATGCGCGCGACCGTGGCGGTGCCTTCGGAGGCGAGTTCCGGATCGCCCACTCCCACGGCAAGCCACGCTGGATCTCGGCGCGCGGGCAGGTCGAGTTCGGCGCCGACGGTTCGCTGCTGCGCGTGGACGGCGCCATCGTCGACATCACGCCGCGCAAGGAGGCGGAGGACCGCTTCCGCGTGGTCGTGCAGACCGCGCCCACGGCGATGCTCATGTTCGACCCCGACGGTACCATCGTGCTGGCGAACAGCCGGGCCGAGGTCTTGTTCGGATTCACGTCGCTGGAACTGGTGGGCATGCGCATGCGGCAGATCCTCCCGGATTCATCAACCGTCGAGCGCGGGCTGCAGCCGGGGCAGTCCCCAGGCCTTGGGTCCGTGGACACGGCGATGGGCAGCGGTCACGAGCTGTCCGGCCGGCGCAAGGACGGCTCCGGGTTCCCGATCCAGATGGTGCTCAACCCGGTCCCGATGGAGTCGATCCTGTTTACCCTGGCGGCGATCACCGACCTGAGCGAGATGCGGCGCTTCGAACACGAACTGGCGGTCCAGCGCGACGAACTGGCGCACCTCTCGCGCGTGGCGCTCCTCGCCGAGCTCTCGGGCTCGCTGGCGCACGAGTTGAACCAGCCGCTGACGGCGATCCTTTCGAATGCCCAGGCCGCGTTGCGCTTCCTGTCGCGCGATCCACCGGACCTCGAGGAGGTGCGCGACAGCCTCGCGGGTATCGTGGAAAGCGACAAGCGCGCCGGTGAGGTCATCCGCAGGCTGCGCGCGCTGCTGCGCAAGGATCGCGCCGAGTTCAGGCGGACCGACGTCAACGACGTGGTCCGGGGCGTGCTCAAGATCGTCCGCAGCGATCTTCTCAACCGCAACATCGAGACGGTGCTGGAACTGGAAGACGACCTGCCCACGGTCTGCGGCGACGTGGTGCAGCTGCAGCAGGTACTACTCAACCTGATCGTCAATGCCAGCGACGCAATGGCCGGTGTCGTCCCCCGTGAGATCACCCTGCGGACCGGCCGATCCTCGCAGCATCAGGTTCTGGTGTCGGTCTGCGACGCCGGACATGGCATTCCGGAGCAGGATCTGGAGCGTATTTTCGCTCCGTTCGTTTCCACCAAGCGCGACGGGCTCGGGTTGGGCCTCGCGGTGTGCCGCACCATCATCACCGCGCACCGCGGTGAATTGTGGGCGACCAACAATGACGGGCGCGGCGCAACGCTCAGCTTCTGCCTGCCGGTGGATGGCGAGCAGGCGATATGGGATCAAGGTCCAATTACCTGA
- a CDS encoding zinc-dependent alcohol dehydrogenase codes for MKALTYQGSKDVRVETVPDPILVESDDIILRVTATAICGSDLHIYRGKIPGMEDGDILGHEFMGIVEEAGRDVSKVKVGDRVVIPFVIACGRCFHCLLDEYAACESTNTGPGASLNKKSIRPPAALFGYSALYGGVPGGQAELVRVPKANVGPLPVPDALGDEQVLFLSDILPTGYQAAVNAGVEPGSSVAIFGAGPVGYMSAACARMLGAETIFMVDHNPYRLEFAREAYGVIPINFDEDDDPADTILQATAGRGVDATIEAVGFEAKGSATETVLTTLKLEGSSGKALRQCIAATRRGGTVSVPGVYTGFIHGFLFGDAFDKGLTFKMGQTHVQGLMPELLEAIGEGRLAPEIIISHRMSLADAAKGYQVFNDREDECRKVVLTP; via the coding sequence ATGAAGGCATTGACCTACCAGGGATCGAAGGACGTCCGCGTCGAAACGGTGCCCGATCCCATCCTCGTCGAGTCGGACGACATCATCCTGCGCGTCACCGCCACCGCGATCTGCGGCTCGGACCTGCACATCTACCGCGGCAAGATCCCCGGCATGGAGGATGGCGACATCCTCGGCCACGAGTTCATGGGCATCGTCGAGGAGGCGGGCCGGGACGTGAGCAAGGTCAAGGTGGGCGATCGGGTGGTGATCCCGTTCGTGATCGCCTGCGGGCGCTGCTTCCATTGCCTGCTCGACGAGTACGCCGCCTGCGAGTCCACCAACACCGGCCCGGGCGCGTCGCTCAACAAGAAGTCGATCAGGCCGCCGGCAGCGCTGTTCGGCTACAGCGCGCTGTACGGCGGCGTGCCCGGCGGGCAGGCGGAACTGGTGCGGGTGCCGAAGGCGAACGTCGGGCCGTTGCCGGTGCCCGATGCCCTGGGCGACGAGCAGGTGCTGTTCCTCTCGGACATCCTGCCGACGGGCTACCAGGCCGCGGTCAACGCCGGCGTCGAGCCGGGTTCGAGCGTCGCGATCTTCGGCGCCGGGCCGGTCGGCTACATGTCGGCGGCGTGCGCGCGCATGCTCGGCGCGGAAACCATCTTCATGGTCGACCACAACCCCTACCGCCTGGAATTCGCGCGCGAGGCCTACGGCGTGATCCCGATCAACTTCGACGAGGACGACGATCCGGCCGACACCATCCTCCAGGCGACCGCGGGCCGTGGCGTCGATGCCACGATCGAGGCGGTCGGCTTCGAAGCCAAGGGCAGCGCCACCGAGACCGTGCTCACCACGCTGAAACTGGAAGGCTCCAGCGGCAAGGCGCTGCGCCAGTGCATCGCCGCCACCCGCCGCGGCGGCACGGTCAGCGTACCCGGCGTGTACACCGGCTTCATCCACGGCTTCCTGTTCGGCGATGCGTTCGACAAGGGGCTGACCTTCAAGATGGGGCAAACCCACGTGCAGGGGCTGATGCCGGAGCTGCTCGAGGCGATCGGCGAAGGCAGGCTCGCGCCGGAGATCATCATCTCCCACCGCATGTCGCTCGCCGACGCGGCGAAGGGCTACCAGGTCTTCAACGATCGCGAGGACGAATGCCGCAAGGTCGTGCTGACGCCGTGA
- a CDS encoding DUF72 domain-containing protein → MRRVRVGCAGWSIPGRHRALFGEGDSMLARYATRFDVVEINSSFYRPHRRETYERWAASVPRGFRFSVKLPRTISHELRLRGAGPALDRFLGEVEGLGGKLGGLLLQLPPSFAADLRDASNFLRMLRRRSDVPLACEPRHPSWFDARVDALFQRHAVSRVAADPARLPAAARPGEGAGWPYWRWHGAPRTYYSAYTDDALAQLAAGVAAVRGTQAPWVIFDNTAHGHAVDDAARFQSLVESGRPARGRERPRA, encoded by the coding sequence GTGCGCCGGGTGCGGGTGGGCTGCGCGGGCTGGTCGATTCCGGGCCGTCATCGCGCGCTGTTCGGCGAGGGGGACAGCATGCTCGCGCGCTATGCCACGCGCTTCGACGTGGTCGAAATCAATTCCTCGTTCTACCGACCGCATCGTCGGGAGACGTACGAGCGCTGGGCTGCGTCGGTACCGCGCGGCTTCCGCTTCTCGGTCAAGCTGCCACGCACCATCTCCCACGAACTGCGGCTGCGTGGCGCGGGACCGGCGCTGGACCGGTTCCTCGGCGAGGTCGAAGGCCTCGGCGGCAAGCTCGGCGGGTTGCTGCTGCAACTGCCGCCGAGCTTCGCCGCCGACCTGCGCGATGCGTCGAACTTCCTGCGCATGCTCCGCCGCCGCAGCGATGTTCCGCTGGCCTGCGAGCCGCGGCACCCGAGCTGGTTCGATGCACGGGTCGACGCGCTGTTCCAGCGCCACGCGGTGAGCCGCGTCGCCGCCGATCCGGCGCGCCTTCCCGCCGCCGCGCGGCCCGGCGAAGGCGCGGGCTGGCCGTACTGGCGCTGGCACGGCGCGCCACGCACGTACTACAGCGCCTACACCGACGATGCGCTGGCGCAGCTGGCTGCGGGCGTCGCCGCCGTGCGCGGCACGCAGGCGCCGTGGGTGATCTTCGACAACACCGCGCATGGTCATGCCGTCGACGACGCCGCGCGGTTCCAGTCCCTTGTCGAGAGCGGGCGTCCGGCGCGCGGCAGGGAACGTCCGCGTGCCTGA
- a CDS encoding response regulator transcription factor has product MFVVDDDPDVRVALDRLLRASGWQVKAYASAGEFLDGPPRGGRGCVLLDVNLPGMSGPELHERILERGIAYPVVYLTGNCTLSTGVRAMKAGALDLLEKPFDEVELLRVVELAITRDADRLTSAARLDGIRGRLARLSPREREVMDHVVAGRLNKQIASDLGIAEKTVKVHRGRVMAKMEVRSVAQLVHLCDELAASARH; this is encoded by the coding sequence GTGTTCGTGGTCGACGACGATCCCGACGTCCGCGTTGCGCTCGACCGGCTGCTGCGCGCGTCCGGCTGGCAGGTCAAGGCCTATGCGTCGGCTGGCGAGTTCCTTGACGGCCCGCCGCGTGGAGGACGGGGCTGCGTCCTGCTGGACGTCAACCTGCCCGGCATGTCCGGTCCCGAACTCCATGAGCGCATCCTCGAGCGGGGAATCGCCTACCCGGTGGTCTACCTGACCGGCAACTGCACGTTGTCGACGGGTGTGCGCGCGATGAAGGCCGGGGCACTTGATCTGCTGGAGAAGCCGTTCGACGAAGTCGAACTGCTGCGTGTGGTGGAACTCGCCATCACCCGGGATGCCGACCGCCTGACGTCCGCTGCCCGCCTCGACGGGATTCGCGGGCGCTTGGCCAGACTGTCTCCGCGGGAACGGGAGGTGATGGACCATGTCGTCGCGGGCCGGTTGAACAAGCAGATCGCCAGCGACCTCGGCATCGCCGAGAAGACGGTGAAGGTCCACCGTGGCCGCGTGATGGCCAAGATGGAAGTGCGTTCGGTCGCGCAACTCGTGCACCTGTGCGACGAGCTTGCCGCGTCCGCGCGGCACTGA
- a CDS encoding response regulator transcription factor codes for MANKNVPPRAAIVYIVDDDDAVRSGLSKLLQSAGLQPRPYGCTVDFLADVANLPGACILLDITMPRMTGLQVQAELRRRCISLPVITVSARDDEDTRRWARSLGARMFLRKPVDDQALLDAISWVTSPPAPE; via the coding sequence GTGGCCAACAAGAATGTGCCCCCGCGTGCCGCAATCGTCTATATCGTGGACGACGACGACGCGGTGCGGAGCGGCCTGTCGAAGCTGCTCCAGTCCGCCGGGCTCCAGCCGCGGCCATACGGCTGCACCGTGGATTTTCTTGCCGACGTCGCCAACCTGCCGGGTGCCTGTATTCTCCTGGATATCACCATGCCGCGGATGACGGGGCTACAGGTGCAGGCGGAACTCAGGCGGCGCTGTATCAGCTTGCCGGTGATCACGGTGTCCGCGCGCGACGACGAGGACACGCGGCGGTGGGCGCGAAGCCTCGGTGCGCGGATGTTCCTGCGCAAGCCTGTCGACGACCAGGCGCTGCTCGACGCGATCAGCTGGGTCACCTCGCCGCCCGCTCCGGAATAA
- a CDS encoding DNA-formamidopyrimidine glycosylase family protein yields MPEGPSIVILREEAAKFRRQTVRKVSGNSSIDLERMQGRRVVSLRSWGKHFLVEFSGFSLRVHLLMFGTYHIDEPKPKPPRLALEFDNGTLYFYTASLKYVEGPLDDSYDWRADVMSPDWDPALARRKLRRQPDTLACDALLDQDVFAGVGNIIKNEVLFRIGVHPESPIGALPPRTLTRLVAQAREYSFDFLEWKKRYVLRQHWLVHRKRDCPTCGAKLAKAKLGMRERWAYFCVRCQQLY; encoded by the coding sequence GTGCCTGAAGGTCCGTCCATCGTCATCCTCCGAGAGGAAGCTGCGAAGTTCCGCCGCCAGACCGTGCGCAAGGTGTCGGGCAACAGCTCGATCGACCTGGAGCGCATGCAGGGCCGGCGCGTGGTCTCGCTGCGCAGCTGGGGCAAGCACTTCCTGGTCGAGTTCAGCGGCTTCAGCCTGCGCGTGCACCTGCTGATGTTCGGCACGTACCACATCGACGAACCGAAACCGAAACCACCGCGGCTGGCGCTGGAGTTCGACAACGGCACGCTGTACTTCTACACCGCCTCGCTGAAGTACGTCGAAGGCCCGCTCGACGACAGCTACGACTGGCGCGCCGACGTGATGTCGCCAGACTGGGATCCCGCGCTGGCGCGGCGGAAGCTGCGCAGGCAGCCGGACACCCTCGCCTGCGACGCGCTGCTCGACCAGGACGTGTTCGCAGGGGTCGGCAACATCATCAAGAACGAAGTGCTGTTCCGCATCGGCGTGCACCCGGAATCCCCCATCGGCGCGCTGCCGCCGCGAACGCTGACGCGGCTCGTCGCGCAGGCGCGCGAGTACAGCTTCGACTTCCTCGAATGGAAGAAGCGCTACGTACTGCGCCAGCACTGGCTGGTACACCGAAAGCGCGATTGCCCGACCTGCGGGGCGAAGCTCGCCAAGGCGAAGCTGGGCATGCGCGAGCGATGGGCGTACTTCTGCGTGCGATGCCAGCAACTGTACTGA